Genomic segment of bacterium:
GCGCCTGAGGAAGGCGACCGCCGCGGGGCCGACGCCCGGCTGCGCCGCATGATGCCCCAGGGCGCCCTCCTGCGCGCGGAACTCGACGGGGAGAACTGGCTCACTTGGGGTCTTCCCGCCGAGATCACGGTGTGGTTCGGCTCGTCCGACCCGCTCATCGCCGCGCCGCCGGTGGCCGTGGCGGCGGGCTTCGCCGACCTCGAGCGGTTGCACCTCGGCGGCCTGCTGTGGCCCGAGGCCGCCGCGCGCCTGGCGCACACCGCCTACGCCACCCGCGAGGCCGTCGGCCGCGGGCAGGTGATCCTCTTCGCCGAGCATCCCGGCTACCGGCGCTGGGTGGTCGAGTCGGAGCGCCTGCTGGCCAACGCGATCCTGCTCGGGCCGGGCCTGGGCACGCGCTGGTCGGCGCCTTGGTAGCGGCCGGGGCAGCACCTATATTTGGCGGCAAGGAGATCCGCCCGTCACCCGAGACCGCTCCGGAGTACGCATGAATTTCGAGCTCAACGAAACCCAGAAGATGTTCCGCGACATGGTGCGCGACTTCGCACGCCAGGAGATCGAGCCCATCGCCCACCGGATGGACGTCGAGGGCGACATGCCCGAGGACCTCATCGGGAAGATGCGCCAGAACGGCTTCTTCGGGCTGGCGTTTCCCGAGGCCTACGGCGGCCTGGATGTCGACACCCTGACCTACGGCCTGGTGGTCGAGGAGCTGAGCAAGGCCAGCGCCGGGGTGAGCGTCATGCTCACGGTCCACAACAGCGTGGGGTCCTACCCGGTGGCCATCTTCGGTTCGGAGGCGCTCAAGCAGGAGTACCTGCCCCGCATGGCCGCCGGCGAGATCGCCGCGTTCTGCGTCACCGAGCCGGGCGCCGGCAGCGATGCCGCCTCGCTCGCGACCACCGCCCGGCGGGACGGCGACCACTACCTGCTGAACGGCAGCAAGTGCTTCGTGACCAACGGGTCGCGCGCCGCCTTCTACGTGGTGGTGGCGCGCGAGCCCGGCAGCGTGGGCAAGCGCGGCACCACCGCCTTCCTGGTCCCGCGCGACACGGCCGGACTGTCCGTGGCCAAGAAGGAAGACAAGATGGGCCTGCGCGCCAGCGACACGGTCACCATCGACTTCGCCGACGTGCGCGTGCCGGCCAGCCACCGCCTCGGCGACGAGGGCGACGGCCTGCGCGTGGCCCTGACCGCCCTCGACGGGGGCCGCATCGGCATCGCCTTCCAGTCCCTCGGCATCGGCCAGGCCTGCCTCGAGGCGGCCATCGCCTACGCCAAGGTGCGCGAGCAGTTCGGCGCGCCCATCAGTTCGCAGCCCACCATCCGCAACATGATCGCCAACATGGGGACGGAGATCGAGTCGGCCCGGTTGATGGCGTGGTACGCCTGCTGGCTGAAGGACAGCGGCCGACCCTTCACCAAGGAAGCGGCCATGGCCAAGGTGAGCGCCTCGGAGGCGGCCTGGCGGGCGGCCGACACCGCCGTCCAGATCCACGGCGGCTACGGCTTCTGCAAGGAGTACGCGGTCGAACGCTACTACCGCGACGTGCGCGTGACCCGCATCTACGAGGGGACCAGCGAGATCCAGCGGCTGGTCATTGGGCGCAAGCTCCTCGCCGAGTACTAGTCCCGCAGCGGCTAGCGGCCGCGCAGGGCGACGACCAGGAGCCCCGCCCACGACCCGATCACGCAGAGGGCCGCCCCCACCAGGGCGGCCTTCCTTTCGCGGGGTGACAGGAGCACGCGGCGGCGCGCCGTCGGGACCACGCTGGCGACCAGGGCGGCGAGGAAGGCCAGGGCGCCGGCCGCCGCGGCGACCGTCACCAGGGGGTTGGCCGCGAACGCCGCCGCGGGCCGCCCCGACGCCAGGAGGATCGCGGCCCGGGTGCCGCCGCAGGTGGGGCAGGGCCATCCCGTCATCTCGCGCAGCGGACAGTGGACCACGGCCAGCAGCAGGTCGGGCACGAGGCGCGCGAGCAGCAGCCCCGCGGCGGCCAGCAGGCCCAGCATCAGCACGAGCGAGCGGGCCAGCGAAGAGCTTTCGGGGGCGAGCCGCACGGCGGCTAGTCCAGACCCAGGGCGAACAGGAAGACGCTCGTGCCGATGAACGAGGCGCAGACGAGCAGCGGGGCCAGCACCGCGACCACCGCCCGCCAGGGGTCGGTGTCGTGGATGTTCCGCAGGCCGATCACGCACACCACGAGGGTCCACACGAGCCCCACGCCGGAGCCGCAGATGGGCACCAGGGCCAGGATGCCCGCGGCCTCGCTGTAGGCGGCCACGCGGAAGCTGGCTTCGAAGCCGAGGCGATTGCCCCCGACGAGGGTGAGCACCCCGTGCATGAGCGCGGCCTTGATGAACACGCCGATGGTCACGGTCAGCGGGCTGGTCAGGAAGGCGAAGAACGAGAAGAGGGGACCGGTGAAGATCTTGCCGTAGTCCTCGGCCACGAGCGCCTGCAGCGAACTGCCGGCGAGGGACCACATCCAGGCGAAGAGCGCCGCGACGACACCCAGCACGATCGTGAACAGCAGGGGCTGGCCGAGGCCGACCTGGCTCGGCATGCGGCGGAAGAAGATGCCCGGCGTCAGCAGCACGTCCTTGATCGTCAGGTACAGGCCGTTGAGGAATCCGA
This window contains:
- a CDS encoding acyl-CoA dehydrogenase family protein; the protein is MNFELNETQKMFRDMVRDFARQEIEPIAHRMDVEGDMPEDLIGKMRQNGFFGLAFPEAYGGLDVDTLTYGLVVEELSKASAGVSVMLTVHNSVGSYPVAIFGSEALKQEYLPRMAAGEIAAFCVTEPGAGSDAASLATTARRDGDHYLLNGSKCFVTNGSRAAFYVVVAREPGSVGKRGTTAFLVPRDTAGLSVAKKEDKMGLRASDTVTIDFADVRVPASHRLGDEGDGLRVALTALDGGRIGIAFQSLGIGQACLEAAIAYAKVREQFGAPISSQPTIRNMIANMGTEIESARLMAWYACWLKDSGRPFTKEAAMAKVSASEAAWRAADTAVQIHGGYGFCKEYAVERYYRDVRVTRIYEGTSEIQRLVIGRKLLAEY
- a CDS encoding DUF2752 domain-containing protein, which codes for MLGLLAAAGLLLARLVPDLLLAVVHCPLREMTGWPCPTCGGTRAAILLASGRPAAAFAANPLVTVAAAAGALAFLAALVASVVPTARRRVLLSPRERKAALVGAALCVIGSWAGLLVVALRGR
- a CDS encoding YIP1 family protein, translated to MRLDDNGHGGPAGNDIGGGFDEGLGSSATEDLLLPPWERRERFGFLNGLYLTIKDVLLTPGIFFRRMPSQVGLGQPLLFTIVLGVVAALFAWMWSLAGSSLQALVAEDYGKIFTGPLFSFFAFLTSPLTVTIGVFIKAALMHGVLTLVGGNRLGFEASFRVAAYSEAAGILALVPICGSGVGLVWTLVVCVIGLRNIHDTDPWRAVVAVLAPLLVCASFIGTSVFLFALGLD